The Elusimicrobiales bacterium genome contains a region encoding:
- a CDS encoding terminase TerL endonuclease subunit, with amino-acid sequence MSEHDFYFDHKAADRATRFFERYLVHIKGKWAGEPFMLERWQKDDIIRPLFGCRREDGTRRYRTCYIEIPRKNGKSSLCSGVALYLLYADSEPSAEVYSAAADTKQAAIVFNVAKGMAMASKALMSRGQLYRNSIFVPRTASTYQVLSSDAPTKHGLNAHGIIFDELHAQPNRDLWDVLATSTGSRTQPLTMAITTAGFDRNSICRELHEYARRVKEGMVPDDSFLPVIYAADEADDWRDPKTWRKANPNLGVSISEDYLRRECAKAQNIPACENTFRRLYLNQWTQQESRWLPMAAWDASRGTVIPEMLRGKACYAGLDLSSTTDITALVLAFPVEDAIKLLAFFWIPEDDLRGRSNRDRVPYELWVRQKLIFTTGGNYIDYGFIVAKIAELRKQYALKEIAFDRWGAAKIVQELQELGLTVVPFGQGFASMAGPSGELLRLVLAGKLHHGGNPVLRWMADNAVVRTDPAGNIKPDKAKSTSRIDGIVAAVMALDRAMRHCGRSVYENRGMVIL; translated from the coding sequence ATGAGCGAACACGATTTCTACTTCGACCATAAAGCGGCGGACCGGGCCACCCGGTTTTTCGAGCGTTACCTCGTCCATATAAAAGGCAAGTGGGCGGGCGAGCCATTCATGCTGGAACGTTGGCAGAAAGACGACATCATCCGTCCGCTGTTCGGCTGCAGGCGGGAAGACGGCACGCGCCGCTACCGCACCTGCTATATCGAAATCCCGCGCAAGAACGGCAAATCCAGCCTTTGCTCCGGCGTTGCGCTGTACCTGCTTTACGCCGACAGCGAGCCATCCGCCGAGGTCTACAGCGCGGCGGCGGACACCAAGCAGGCCGCCATCGTGTTCAACGTGGCCAAGGGCATGGCGATGGCGTCGAAAGCGCTCATGTCGCGCGGGCAGCTATACCGCAACTCGATATTCGTTCCGCGCACGGCGTCCACCTATCAGGTTTTAAGCTCCGACGCGCCGACCAAGCACGGCCTGAACGCGCACGGCATTATCTTTGACGAGCTTCACGCGCAGCCGAACCGGGACCTGTGGGACGTGCTGGCTACAAGCACCGGCTCGCGGACGCAGCCGCTGACTATGGCGATCACCACGGCAGGTTTTGACCGCAACAGCATCTGCCGGGAGCTGCATGAATACGCCCGCCGCGTGAAGGAAGGCATGGTCCCGGACGATTCGTTTCTGCCGGTAATCTACGCGGCGGATGAGGCTGATGACTGGCGCGACCCGAAAACATGGCGCAAGGCCAATCCGAATCTCGGCGTGAGCATCAGCGAGGATTACCTCAGGCGCGAATGCGCCAAGGCGCAGAATATCCCGGCCTGCGAGAACACCTTCCGCCGGCTCTATCTGAACCAGTGGACGCAGCAGGAAAGCCGCTGGCTGCCGATGGCGGCGTGGGACGCGTCCAGGGGAACGGTAATTCCCGAGATGCTGCGTGGCAAGGCCTGCTACGCCGGGCTGGACCTGTCCAGCACCACGGATATCACCGCCCTCGTGCTGGCGTTTCCGGTGGAGGACGCAATCAAGCTGCTGGCGTTTTTCTGGATTCCGGAAGACGATTTGCGCGGGCGTTCCAACCGCGACCGCGTGCCGTATGAGCTGTGGGTGCGGCAGAAACTGATATTCACTACCGGCGGGAATTATATCGACTACGGGTTCATCGTCGCCAAGATAGCGGAGCTTCGCAAGCAATACGCCCTCAAGGAAATAGCGTTTGACCGCTGGGGCGCGGCAAAGATTGTGCAGGAACTGCAGGAGCTTGGCCTGACGGTTGTGCCGTTCGGGCAGGGGTTTGCCAGCATGGCGGGGCCGAGCGGCGAACTTTTGCGGCTGGTGCTGGCGGGAAAGCTGCATCACGGCGGCAATCCGGTGTTGCGCTGGATGGCCGATAACGCCGTGGTGCGTACGGACCCGGCGGGCAACATCAAACCCGACAAGGCGAAAAGCACAAGCCGCATAGACGGTATCGTAGCCGCCGTGATGGCATTGGACCGGGCCATGCGCCATTGCGGCAGAAGCGTCTACGAGAATCGCGGGATGGTGATTTTATGA